One Micromonas commoda chromosome 7, complete sequence genomic window carries:
- a CDS encoding predicted protein translates to MTRRRRRRSASSSSDYGGYVPRQRHRGKDNRASGAANRGAAPQSLGLDKPAAQADPAITQAERQRRAQQWILEQQAASLNVVRADGSKEQGGNRLAREVYVGNLLVGVVNAESLRQFFDSSMAVAFPSDNPFVKPVIEVRMSHDLKFAFVELRTEEMATAALQLNGTNLCGRAMVIARPSGYVDSIAVAQLAASKLAESERQQHKQPTTATDVVDRQPTEKAKSEQSPVESCVVCLGNLVTESDLVTEEEYKDVCEDVLQECSKSGQVIELRIPRNSIDANIKCNAFVRFATAAEAKAAVNLFNGRKFDGRSVSAVLWPEEDFDELPPASFS, encoded by the coding sequence ATGACcaggcgccgacgccgtcgcagtGCGAGTTCCAGTTCTGACTACGGTGGGTATGTTCCGAGACAAAGACACAGAGGTAAAGATAACCGAGCGAGTGGTGCGGCAAACCGCGGTGCTGCCCCTCAGTCTTTAGGGTTAGACAAGCCGGCTGCCCAAGCAGATCCCGCCATCACTCAAGCTGAGCGCCAGCGGCGAGCGCAACAATGGATACTGGAGCAGCAAGCTGCGAGCTTGAACGTGGTCCGTGCAGATGGATCGAAGGAACAAGGGGGGAACAGACTCGCCCGAGAGGTATACGTGGGCAACTTGCTCGTGGGTGTTGTCAACGCTGAATCACTCAGACAGTTCTTTGATAGTTCAATGGCGGTGGCCTTTCCGAGTGACAATCCATTTGTGAAGCCCGTCATTGAGGTGAGGATGTCGCATGACCTGAAGTTTGCATTCGTTGAGCTGCGCACTGAGGAGATGGCAACGGCTGCACTTCAACTAAACGGGACCAACCTTTGCGGACGAGCGATGGTCATAGCCCGCCCATCAGGGTACGTTGACTCAATTGCAGTAGCCCAGTTAGCTGCCAGCAAGCTGGCAGAGAGCGAGAGGCAACAACATAAGCAGCCGACCACGGCTACAGATGTTGTCGATCGTCAACCGACGGAGAAAGCAAAATCCGAGCAAAGCCCAGTAGAGAGTTGTGTGGTCTGCCTGGGAAATCTCGTCACGGAATCTGACCTTGTCACAGAGGAAGAGTACAAAGACGTCTGTGAGGATGTGCTGCAGGAGTGCTCGAAGAGTGGACAGGTGATCGAATTGCGTATCCCTCGAAATTCCATCGACGCAAACATAAAATGCAACGCCTTCGTTAGGTTTGCAACAGCTGCTGAAGCAAAAGCCGCTGTTAACTTGTTTAACGGGAGGAAGTTTGATGGACGATCAGTCAGTGCTGTGCTGTGGCCAGAAGAAGATTTCGACGAGTTGCCCCCCGCTAGCTTTAGCTAG
- a CDS encoding predicted protein — protein MPKTRKASDARGNEEPASADAPTREGEDCIDLLDDNSDGEGGATDTAARKQSAKRNTSEKGKKKRQPSQPKAENEGKGTAEDPCELLSSDDEVVISEPDQKSKARNNGTTTKKGGKSADKTTAGRGQGGRGKEKAKSKSKAPERDPPKSQREESGQRRGFQDNTTQAAGAGPSSTGFTNHTHAPYGVPHVPPEPAPNHHDDTPLVSTRRANLLTTWRRFKAAHTRSNELLIMLRAKQEEYRVAVAQGRMFSHGSSSYQAQLINVTRVAAAVEEIMKLHHIVINEVTVIAAQYKRAAEELDNAILTMKSQRHASAHQRHGEAKATDFQAEVKAWELVEQTADLNVFPAGELKRIAIAMGVDVTGCLEKSEFVKSIAAKRDNGKEAWLVRKRKRGAEEEIAARQRKKLAELRNEEAKREADEGAQASAKQRAASQVAAWARNADLRLFLQRCGITVEGTGRTKKALAGAYKRAMLKFHPDRTQKDSTEQRILAAEVTKWITHAWQNLS, from the coding sequence ATGCCTAAGACGAGAAAGGCTTCAGACGCACGTGGAAATGAGGAGCCAGCCTCCGCTGATGCTCCCACGAGAGAGGGTGAAGACTGCATTGATCTCCTCGATGATAACAGTGACGGCGAAGGTGGGGCGACTGATACAGCAGCACGCAAGCAATCAGCAAAGCGCAATACCAGCGAGAAAGGAAAGAAGAAACGCCAACCGTCTCAGCCCAAAGCAGAAAATGAGGGAAAGGGGACCGCAGAAGATCCATGTGAGCTGCTGTCCTCCGATGATGAGGTCGTCATCTCGGAACCAGATCAGAAAAGCAAGGCGAGAAACAACGGCACAACAACCAAAAAGGGTGGCAAAAGCGCTGATAAAACGACAGCAGGGAGAGGTCAGGGCGGACGTGGTAAAGAGAAGGCAAAGAGCAAATCGAAGGCACCTGAGCGTGACCCTCCCAAATCTCAGCGTGAGGAATCTGGGCAACGGCGTGGCTTTCAAGATAACACAACCCAAGCTGCAGGGGCTGGTCCGTCAAGCACTGGATTCACAAACCATACACACGCGCCGTATGGTGTTCCACACGTGCCCCCTGAGCCTGCACCCAATCATCATGATGACACTCCTTTGGTCTCGACACGCAGAGCGAATCTTCTGACGACGTGGAGAAGATTCAAAGCAGCGCACACGCGTAGCAACGAGCTCTTGATAATGCTGCGCGCCAAGCAGGAGGAGTACCGGGTTGCTGTTGCGCAAGGGCGCATGTTCAGCCATGGGTCTTCGTCTTACCAAGCGCAACTCATCAATGTGACTCGTGTCGCTGCCGCTGTTGAAGAAATCATGAAGCTCCATCACATAGTGATCAATGAAGTTACAGTTATTGCTGCTCAATACAAACGTGCTGCGGAAGAGTTGGACAACGCCATCCTGACCATGAAAAGTCAGCGTCATGCCTCAGCGCATCAGCGTCATGGAGAAGCCAAAGCCACAGACTTTCAAGCAGAAGTGAAAGCTTGGGAACTTGTTGAACAAACCGCTGACTTGAATGTCTTTCCTGCTGGCGAGCTGAAGAGGATCGCCATAGCTATGGGTGTTGATGTTACTGGATGTTTAGAGAAGTCTGAGTTTGTCAAGTCCATCGCAGCGAAGAGGGATAACGGCAAGGAAGCGTGGCTGGTAAGAAAGCGAAAGCGGGGTGCAGAGGAAGAGATCGCAGCGAGACAGCGGAAAAAGTTGGCTGAGCTTCGCAACGAGGAGGCAAAGCGGGAAGCTGACGAGGGTGCTCAAGCCAGTGCGAAACAACGCGCTGCCTCCCAGGTTGCTGCTTGGGCGCGAAACGCAGATTTGCGACTGTTTTTGCAGCGGTGCGGTATCACTGTGGAGGGCACAGGGAGGACGAAAAAAGCATTGGCTGGTGCTTATAAACGCGCTATGCTGAAGTTTCATCCTGATCGAACACAGAAGGACAGCACCGAGCAACGGATCCTTGCAGCAGAGGTCACGAAGTGGATCACCCACGCGTGGCAGAATCTTAGTTGA
- a CDS encoding predicted protein gives MWLADERYWQHTIDAAEAAVKGEKIPLLFILVSKCAADDYAANFLRDERGNERPHRKTLNEIRAELELLHRDRHIILIDVPARLFGCSRMKPTSTGYPGCESCTDAGLTTLDHMLRVVMTTAVSCGIAVGGIATICADVREDWLNKLVNGTGATTPPSLLDDAVAEYELKRMKWTDVVSGNVSVGRGLHYVFMHIVGYPEAAKMCKKLTAYALGVFKDDRDLVIGREDAKVLVNLAFMLHNFVGAKARRDFINILIDAKLKLDVSKQQDYRSEMSSNLVNINVPDDMIIDLTSDQEEEQKEDTDEDTDDHPRQ, from the coding sequence ATGTGGCTCGCTGACGAGAGGTATTGGCAGCACACTATCGACGCTGCAGAGGCCGCCGTGAAAGGCGAAAAAATTCCGCTCTTGTTCATCCTCGTCAGCAAGTGTGCGGCGGATGACTATGCGGCCAACTTCCTTCGCGACGAAAGGGGCAACGAGCGGCCGCATCGCAAAACCCTCAACGAGATTCGCGCTGAGCTTGAGCTGCTGCACCGAGATCGTCATATCATCTTGATTGACGTACCGGCGAGGCTATTCGGCTGCTCGCGGATGAAGCCCACCTCGACCGGGTACCCGGGATGCGAGAGCTGCACGGACGCGGGGCTGACGACACTCGATCACATGCTGAGAGTAGTCATGACGACCGCGGTGTCGTGCGGAATCGCGGTTGGTGGCATAGCCACAATATGCGCTGATGTCAGAGAGGACTGGTTGAATAAACTAGTCAACGGGACCGGTGCGACTACACCGCCTTCGCTTCTTgacgatgccgtcgccgaatACGAGCTGAAGCGAATGAAATGGACGGATGTGGTGTCTGGAAATGTCTCAGTGGGGCGAGGGCTCCACTACGTCTTCATGCACATCGTGGGTTACCCTGAGGCTGCCAAGATGTGCAAGAAACTCACGGCGTACGCGCTCGGAGTTTTCAAAGACGACCGGGACCTCGTCATCGGCAGGGAGGATGCAAAGGTTCTCGTGAACCTCGCGTTTATGCTGCACAATTTTGTGGGCGCGAAGGCGAGGCGCGATTTCATCAACATATTGATCGACGCGAAGCTCAAGCTAGATGTGTCGAAGCAGCAGGACTACAGAAGCGAAATGTCCTCCAACCTCGTCAACATTAATGTTCCCGACGACATGATAATCGACCTGACCTCTGATCAAGAGGAGGAGCAGAAGGAGGACACCGATGAGGACACCGATGACCACCCGCGGCAGTAA
- a CDS encoding predicted protein, with the protein MFDGKDVANVVGGRGSRIVAAERNEDSPRASVKTADAALPLKRYIPHRELADGTIEILGGMGGSARFIAPDPVERAMHRANVANLLPPVINRPPPSTEHGQDLVDNMKGIVLQKILDNENNALKREAQDRLKQGLEVDEDDRVWTAAAFPSWSAAQCRRLREDMERRRVEGKQLEAERKRKREVREAEREAKRVAAAEAAKAAAEKKAAAEAARKAGAEKKAAAEAAKAAAEAARKRTAQLEAAEFQRMKPTGVSKQKSGNFNVYIVMKDRRVIQIGTYATVMEAARAHDLAWLSVPGRKADKRPNFPHDPPPTDKELEAMRAKVETKAAKPAKKRAEKAARKAGAEKKAAAEAAKAAAEAARKRTAQLEAAEFQRMKPTGVSKQKSGNFSVCIDIKGSKGFCVIQIGTYATVMEAARAFDLAWLSVPGRKADKRPNFPHDPPPTDKELEAMRAKVETKAAKHAKKRAA; encoded by the coding sequence ATGTTCGACGGCAAGGACGTCGCCAACGTGGTCGGAGGTCGGGGGAGCCGCATCGTCGCGGCCGAACGCAACGAGgactcgccccgcgcgagcgtcaaaaccgccgacgcggcttTGCCGCTAAAGCGGTACATTCcgcaccgcgagctcgcTGACGGAACGATAGAAATCCTCGGCGGGATGGGCGGTTCCGCGCGCTTTATCGCGCCCGACccggtggagcgcgcgatgcACCGGGCGAACGTCGCGAACCTGCTTCCGCCCGTCATCAaccggccgccgccctcgaccgAGCACGGGCAGGACCTCGTCGACAACATGAAGGGGATCGTGCTCCAGAAGATCCTCGACAACGAGAACAACGCCTTGAAGCGAGAGGCGCAGGATCGCCTCAAGCAGGGcctcgaggttgacgaggaTGATCGCGTCTGGACCGCGGCTGCGTTCCCGAGCTGGTCGGCAGCCCAATGCCGCAGGCTGCGCGAAGACatggagcgccgccgcgtcgaggggaAACAGCTTGAGGCTGAGCGCAAGAGGaagcgcgaggtgcgcgaggcTGAACGCGAGGCTAagcgcgtggcggcggcggaggcggcgaaggcggcggcggagaagaaggcggcggcggaggctgcgcgcaAAGCGGgggcggagaagaaggcggcggcggaggcggcgaaggcggcggcggaggcagCGCGCAAGAGGACGGCTcagctcgaggcggctgAGTTCCAGCGCATGAAGCCCACCGGCGTCAGTAAGCAGAAGAGCGGCAACTTCAATGTATACATCGTCATGAAGGACCGCCGTGTGATCCAGATCGGCACCTACGCTACCGTCATGgaagccgcgagggcgcaTGATCTCGCATGGCTGAGCGTGCCGGGCAGGAAGGCTGACAAGCGCCCCAACTTCCCCCACGACCCGCCCCCCACcgacaaggagctcgaggcgatgcggGCCAAGGTGGagaccaaggcggcgaagccTGCGAAGAAACgggcggagaaggctgcgCGCAAAGCGGgggcggagaagaaggcggcggcggaggcggcgaaggcggcggcggaggcagCGCGCAAGAGGACGGCTcagctcgaggcggctgAGTTCCAGCGCATGAAGCCCACCGGCGTCAGTAAGCAGAAGAGCGGCAACTTCAGTGTATGCATCGACATCAAGGGCAGCAAGGGCTTCTGTGTGATCCAGATCGGCACCTACGCTACCGTCATGgaagccgcgagggcgtttgATCTCGCATGGCTGAGCGTGCCGGGCAGGAAGGCTGACAAGCGCCCCAACTTCCCCCACGACCCGCCCCCCACcgacaaggagctcgaggcgatgcggGCCAAGGTGGagaccaaggcggcgaagcaTGCGAAGAAACGGGCGGCATAG
- a CDS encoding hypothetical protein (expressed; semi-conserved uncharacterized protein cupA34), whose amino-acid sequence MPPATRPKKVREENVVNDDKNWRLRIKEETESQRHFESEWGFLLPDYDSRSEATRGPIEMKKSAYYDYQTRQWTVLEKRVTAPSAQQSSESDEVADSKSVAGVTAATHQTLMDSIPANTAFLTSNRAYGARKTLECFGTSEYGVRAIQKNMAKSLEFRPMHPF is encoded by the coding sequence ATGCCACCCGCCACCCGCCCCAAGAAAGTGAGGGAGGAGAACGTGGTGAACGATGATAAAAACTGGAGGCTGAGAATCAAGGAAGAGACGGAATCGCAGAGGCACTTCGAGTCGGAGTGGGGATTTTTACTTCCAGACTACGATAGTAGAtcggaggcgacgaggggACCGATCGAGATGAAGAAGAGTGCATATTACGACTACCAAACAAGGCAATGGACTGTGCTCGAAAAGCGTGTCACCGCACCCTCTGCGCAGCAGTCTTCGGAGTCCGACGAGGTGGCGGACTCAAAATCTGTCGCAGGCGTGACGGCTGCGACACACCAGACCCTCATGGATTCGATCCCGGCGAACACCGCTTTCCTGACAAGCAACCGGGCCTATGGCGCCCGCAAGACGCTCGAGTGCTTTGGGACGAGCGAGTACGGGGTGAGGGCGATACAGAAAAACATGGCGAAATCGTTAGAATTCAGACCGATGCATCCGTTCTGA
- a CDS encoding glycosyltransferase family 4 protein (candidate digalactosyldiacylglycerol synthase), with product MGRGGRSRSGAGASRATPATLRDPDRHFTIVTTASLPWMTGTSVNPLLRAAYMANRGDECGVTLLVPWLAPCDQKLVHPNAMFQTPEEQQQYIRSWLAGRVDFDPKFEIHFYPGRYAIDKGSIVPVGDITDYVPDNEADVAVLEEPEHLTWFHHGKRWTHKFQHVVGIIHTNYLEYARREKDGDKKEVLLRGVNAFVARAHCHKIIKLSDAVQDFARSVTVNVHGVSPHFIEVGRKIAAAAKDNTKSEEEVGSTFGKGKVGYFIGKVVWAKGYLELLERVKEYNATAASKDKLIMDVFGDGDDFKAVKDSAARQQLALTFHGRADHAGDVIRGYKFFINPSLSDVVATTTAEALAMGKFVVCARHPSNEFFSTFKNCRTYSNPDEFAECVREVLHGEPEPISPSDLHRLTWQAATERFLDAAEPDPPEQNIVRKVRSLLGDWVSAKFHNMLTASEAVRCLVGGGAGTLLRPGTGLANWRPDIWSGGVMDRK from the coding sequence ATGGGACGAGGTGGTCGTTCCCgaagcggcgcgggtgcgtctCGTGCAACGCCAGCAACACTCAGAGACCCCGATAGGCACTTCACCAtcgtgacgacggcgagcctTCCTTGGATGACCGGAACCTCCGTCAACCCccttctccgcgcggcgTACATGGCGAACCGAGGAGACGAATGCGGAGTGACCCTCTTGGTTCCGTGGTTGGCACCTTGTGATCAGAAGCTGGTGCACCCAAACGCGATGTTCCAAACCCCTGAAGAGCAGCAGCAGTATATCCGAAGTTGGCTTGCTGGACGGGTCGACTTTGACCCAAAGTTTGAGATTCACTTTTATCCAGGACGATACGCCATCGACAAAGGGAGCATTGTCCCTGTGGGAGACATCACGGATTACGTCCCCGACAATGAAGCTGACGTTGCGGTGCTCGAGGAGCCAGAACATTTGACGTGGTTCCACCACGGCAAGCGATGGACTCACAAGTTTCAACACGTCGTCGGAATCATCCACACCAACTACCTCGAGTATGCGCGCAGAGAGAAAGACGGCGACAAGAAGGAGGTCCTCCTCAGGGGGGTCAACGCcttcgtcgctcgcgcgcactGTCACAAAATCATCAAACTCTCGGATGCTGTGCAGGATTTTGCGAGGTCCGTCACTGTCAATGTCCACGGCGTTTCACCGCACTTCATCGAGGTTGGCCGCAAAATTGCGGCTGCTGCGAAGGATAATACTaagagcgaggaggaggttggcAGTACTTTCGGCAAGGGTAAAGTCGGGTACTTCATTGGAAAGGTCGTCTGGGCTAAAGGCTaccttgagctccttgagcgTGTCAAGGAGTACAACGCAACAGCAGCCTCAAAAGACAAGCTCATCATGGATGTATTTGGGGATGGCGATGACTTCAAGGCGGTGAAGGACTCAGCAGCTCGCCAGCAACTTGCGCTGACATTCCACGGGCGAGCGGACCACGCGGGAGACGTGATTCGAGGCTACAAGTTTTTCATCAATCCATCGTTGTCTGATGTTGTAGCCACAACCACAGCAGAGGCGTTGGCGATGGGAAAGTTTGTGGTTTGTGCTCGGCACCCCTCCAACGAGTTCTTTTCGACCTTCAAGAATTGCCGAACCTATTCCAATCCGGACGAATTTGCCGAGTGCGTGCGCGAGGTTTTACACGGTGAGCCAGAGCCTATATCCCCCAGTGACCTTCACCGTCTGACTTGGCAAGCAGCCACTGAGCGATTCCTTGACGCTGCCGAGCCGGATCCACCTGAACAAAATATCGTACGCAAAGTGAGGTCGCTTTTGGGCGACTGGGTTTCGGCTAAATTTCATAATATGCTCACCGCATCGGAGGCGGTGAGGTGTCTAGTAGGCGGGGGGGCAGGAACTCTGCTAAGGCCAGGAACAGGTCTTGCGAACTGGCGACCTGACATCTGGTCAGGAGGAGTTATGGATCGAAAATGA